The following are encoded in a window of Nocardioides houyundeii genomic DNA:
- a CDS encoding flagellar protein FlgN, protein MEKLSLILWRERELLETLLFKLEVEQLVMATGRTRWLLPAAKEVETVLETIRQTEMLRAVAADEAAGQLGLPPNPSLRALAETAAEPWASILADHREAFASITTEVTAMADANRELVTAGIRSARETLMTLGESTAGYSADGSAVTGPARHRLVDRSL, encoded by the coding sequence ATGGAGAAGCTCTCGCTCATCCTGTGGCGCGAGCGCGAGCTGCTGGAGACCCTGCTGTTCAAGCTGGAGGTCGAGCAGCTGGTGATGGCCACCGGGCGCACCCGCTGGCTGCTGCCCGCCGCCAAGGAGGTCGAGACGGTCCTGGAGACCATCCGGCAGACCGAGATGCTGCGCGCGGTCGCCGCGGACGAGGCCGCCGGACAGCTCGGCCTGCCGCCCAACCCGAGCCTGCGCGCCCTGGCCGAGACCGCAGCCGAGCCCTGGGCCTCGATCCTCGCCGACCACCGGGAGGCCTTCGCCTCCATCACCACCGAGGTCACCGCGATGGCCGACGCGAACCGCGAGCTGGTCACCGCGGGCATCCGCTCGGCCCGGGAGACCCTGATGACCCTGGGCGAGAGCACCGCGGGCTACAGCGCCGACGGCAGTGCGGTGACCGGCCCCGCCCGGCACCGCCTGGTGGACCGGAGCCTGTGA
- a CDS encoding sigma-70 family RNA polymerase sigma factor, which translates to MPLVGHIVRELSGRVPAHVSRDDLTSAGLAALVQAAHAFDATLGVPFARYAATRIRGSLLDELRSVDWASRSVRRRARDLEETRHRMAATLGRVPSNAEVASALGMSLEEVVGNDDDIARAQVLSLQASPDDALDELLPSDGATPEQLVEHQERLTYVVEAVAELPERLRVVVSEYFLAERPMAEIAEQLGVSESRVSQMRAEALSLLRDALNRELDPDLVKPAGRPDGCAARRRESYFAAVATRHAASLRRPAGRPALDAIA; encoded by the coding sequence ATGCCGCTGGTCGGCCACATCGTCCGCGAGCTGTCCGGCCGCGTGCCGGCCCACGTCTCCCGCGACGACCTGACCTCCGCCGGCCTGGCCGCCCTGGTGCAGGCGGCGCACGCCTTCGACGCCACCCTCGGCGTGCCGTTCGCCCGCTACGCCGCCACCCGGATCCGCGGCTCACTGCTGGACGAGCTGCGCAGCGTCGACTGGGCCTCCCGCTCGGTCCGCCGCCGGGCTCGCGACCTGGAGGAGACCCGCCACCGGATGGCCGCCACCCTGGGCCGGGTGCCCAGCAACGCCGAGGTCGCCAGCGCGCTGGGCATGAGCCTGGAGGAGGTCGTCGGCAACGACGACGACATCGCCCGCGCCCAGGTCCTCTCCCTGCAGGCCTCCCCCGACGACGCCCTGGACGAGCTGCTGCCCTCCGACGGCGCCACCCCCGAGCAGCTGGTGGAGCACCAGGAGCGCCTGACGTACGTCGTCGAGGCGGTCGCCGAGCTCCCCGAGCGGCTGCGCGTGGTGGTGAGCGAGTACTTCCTCGCGGAGCGGCCGATGGCCGAGATCGCCGAGCAGCTCGGTGTCAGCGAGTCGCGGGTCTCCCAGATGCGCGCCGAGGCGCTGAGCCTGCTGCGCGACGCCCTGAACCGCGAGCTCGATCCTGACCTGGTCAAGCCGGCCGGTCGCCCCGACGGCTGTGCGGCCCGGCGCCGGGAGTCCTACTTCGCCGCTGTGGCCACCCGGCACGCGGCGTCGCTGCGCCGGCCGGCCGGTCGCCCGGCGCTGGACGCCATCGCCTGA
- a CDS encoding flagellin, which translates to MSLRINQNIDAMSAYRNLSTTSGQMAKSLEKLSSGFRINRAGDDAAGLAISEGLRSQVGGLKMGARNAQDGISLVQTAEGALTEVHSMLQRMNDLAVQHGSGTATADAKANLVAEFNQLETEIGRIATNTKFNNEAVFGGVAKTFQVGFASDDTIEVSTAALANFSTATAMGAIDIADSDTLQAAVSEVSKQRAELGAIQNRFEHTINNVNVTVENLSAAESRIRDTDMAEEMMNFTRSQILSQAGTAMLAQANQTGQGVLSLLR; encoded by the coding sequence ATGAGTCTTCGCATCAACCAGAACATCGACGCAATGTCGGCCTACCGCAACCTCTCCACGACGTCCGGCCAGATGGCCAAGTCGCTCGAGAAGCTGTCGTCGGGTTTCCGGATCAACCGCGCCGGTGACGACGCGGCCGGTCTGGCCATCTCCGAGGGCCTGCGCTCGCAGGTCGGTGGCCTGAAGATGGGCGCCCGCAACGCCCAGGACGGCATCTCGCTCGTCCAGACCGCAGAAGGTGCCCTCACCGAGGTCCACTCCATGCTGCAGCGCATGAACGACCTGGCGGTGCAGCACGGCAGCGGCACCGCGACCGCCGACGCCAAGGCCAACCTGGTGGCGGAGTTCAACCAGCTCGAGACCGAGATCGGTCGTATCGCGACCAACACCAAGTTCAACAACGAAGCGGTCTTCGGGGGCGTGGCCAAGACCTTCCAGGTCGGCTTCGCCAGCGACGACACCATCGAGGTCTCGACCGCCGCACTGGCCAACTTCTCCACCGCGACGGCCATGGGCGCCATCGACATCGCCGACAGCGACACGCTCCAGGCCGCTGTCTCCGAGGTGTCCAAGCAGCGTGCCGAGCTGGGTGCCATCCAGAACCGGTTCGAGCACACCATCAACAACGTCAACGTGACCGTGGAGAACCTCTCGGCCGCCGAGAGCCGGATCCGCGACACCGACATGGCCGAGGAGATGATGAACTTCACCCGTTCCCAGATCCTGTCCCAGGCCGGCACCGCGATGCTCGCCCAGGCCAACCAGACGGGCCAGGGCGTCCTGTCCCTGCTCCGCTGA
- the fliD gene encoding flagellar filament capping protein FliD has translation MASVSGLSGFDGASIVDQLMQLETVGQTRLQSRVKTEQSAVTALQALNTRLAGLATKAGDTGKGDTWSTLAATSSLPGVSASATASTAATSFSVTVDKLALTHQLAFTTPAALTDQVTDGATTVRLDKLDGTVQDLTTDGTLAGLVTALNDPANATGVRASAVRVADGSYRLLVESNSTGQASDFALTNLDGSPLLGGAAPRAGQDAQVTIGGIQATSATNTFSELLPGVSVTLATSATPGSTAEITVARSSSTLTASVKSLVDDVNALLKDLDSATASGASGAKGVLAGDSMVRSLRTALAQAIYPGDGSSMADVGLQVDRYGKLVLDETALAKAYEADPAKVAAAFGSGGDGFAARVAQVAKSASEPYGGAVTSAIQGRNDGIKRLNDSVAQWDLRLEMRRSTLTRQFSALETALNSMNSQSSWLSSQIDSLPTYS, from the coding sequence GTGGCAAGCGTCAGCGGCCTGTCGGGATTCGACGGCGCCAGCATCGTCGACCAGCTCATGCAGCTGGAGACCGTGGGCCAGACCCGCCTGCAGAGCAGGGTCAAGACCGAGCAGTCGGCCGTCACCGCCCTCCAGGCCCTCAACACCAGGCTCGCGGGGCTCGCCACGAAGGCCGGGGACACCGGCAAGGGCGACACCTGGAGCACCCTGGCCGCGACATCGTCGCTGCCCGGCGTCAGCGCCTCCGCCACCGCGAGCACCGCCGCCACGTCGTTCTCGGTGACCGTGGACAAGCTCGCGCTGACCCACCAGCTCGCCTTCACCACCCCGGCCGCGCTCACCGACCAGGTCACGGACGGCGCCACCACGGTCCGGCTCGACAAGCTCGACGGCACCGTGCAGGACCTGACGACCGACGGCACCCTGGCGGGCCTGGTCACCGCGCTGAACGACCCGGCGAACGCCACCGGGGTCCGCGCCTCCGCGGTCCGGGTCGCCGACGGCTCCTACCGCCTGCTTGTCGAGTCCAACTCGACCGGGCAGGCCTCCGACTTCGCCCTGACCAACCTCGACGGCTCGCCCCTGCTGGGCGGGGCCGCGCCGCGCGCCGGCCAGGACGCCCAGGTGACCATCGGCGGCATCCAGGCGACCTCAGCCACCAACACCTTCTCCGAGCTGCTGCCCGGCGTCAGCGTCACCCTGGCCACCTCGGCCACTCCCGGCAGCACCGCCGAGATCACCGTCGCCCGCAGCTCGAGCACCCTGACGGCCTCGGTCAAGTCGCTGGTCGACGACGTCAACGCGCTCCTCAAGGACCTGGACTCCGCGACCGCGTCGGGGGCCAGCGGCGCCAAGGGCGTGCTGGCCGGCGACTCGATGGTCCGCTCGCTGCGCACCGCGCTCGCCCAGGCCATCTACCCCGGCGACGGGTCCTCGATGGCCGACGTCGGCCTCCAGGTCGACCGCTACGGCAAGCTCGTCCTGGACGAGACGGCACTGGCCAAGGCCTACGAGGCCGACCCTGCCAAGGTGGCCGCGGCCTTCGGCTCCGGCGGCGACGGCTTCGCGGCCCGGGTGGCCCAGGTCGCCAAGAGCGCCAGCGAGCCGTACGGCGGCGCGGTCACCAGCGCCATCCAGGGCCGCAACGACGGGATCAAGCGCCTCAACGACTCCGTCGCCCAGTGGGACCTTCGCCTGGAGATGCGACGCAGCACCCTCACCCGCCAGTTCAGCGCCCTCGAGACCGCCCTGAACTCGATGAACAGCCAGTCCAGCTGGCTGTCCAGCCAGATCGACTCGCTCCCGACGTACTCCTAA
- the fliS gene encoding flagellar export chaperone FliS codes for MVNNARDAYLGASINTASPQRLLVMLCERLVLDVQRAQAAQESGDHQVAHTQLLHAQDIVAELRSSLDLDAWSGAAALGSLYDWLYNQLVLANMRRDVTLTQHCLVLAQQLCQTWTEAALSHAAAS; via the coding sequence ATGGTCAACAACGCGCGTGACGCCTACCTCGGCGCCTCCATCAACACCGCGAGCCCGCAGCGGCTCCTGGTGATGCTGTGCGAGCGACTGGTGCTCGACGTGCAGCGCGCCCAGGCGGCTCAGGAGTCCGGTGACCACCAGGTCGCCCACACCCAGCTGCTGCACGCCCAGGACATCGTGGCCGAGCTGCGCTCCAGCCTCGACCTGGACGCCTGGAGCGGCGCTGCCGCCCTCGGCTCGCTCTACGACTGGCTCTACAACCAGCTGGTGCTGGCCAACATGCGCCGCGACGTCACCCTCACCCAGCACTGCCTGGTCCTGGCGCAGCAGCTGTGCCAGACCTGGACCGAGGCGGCCCTCTCGCACGCGGCCGCCAGCTGA
- a CDS encoding protein-glutamate methylesterase/protein-glutamine glutaminase, which produces MIRVLVVDDSAPVRRLVTLALEIDPDIQVVGRAVDGRDALAQVKALKPDVVTLDIEMPVVDGLQALARLRERYPRLPVIMFSTLTARGAAKTLEALTLGASDFVLKPTTTGSVAESVREVHDQLVPRIKGLVGVYRMFAPGSTHAGPQPAGLTSPAPAGTPAATPEVLLVGASTGGPDALTQLLPALPGDLAVPVVVVQHMPPVFTTMFAARLDRVCALQVHEAGEGDLLRPGHVYVAPGGRHLSLVACAEGARTALLDTPPENFCRPAVDVLFRSAAGVYGPGVLALVMTGMGHDGAAGSHAVALRSGRVLAQDQASSVVWGMPGAVVHAGLAAEVLALDELAPRLVELLAR; this is translated from the coding sequence GTGATCCGTGTGCTCGTCGTCGACGACTCCGCCCCCGTGCGCCGTCTCGTCACGCTGGCGCTGGAGATCGACCCGGACATCCAGGTGGTGGGCCGCGCCGTCGACGGCCGCGACGCCCTGGCGCAGGTCAAGGCGCTGAAGCCGGACGTGGTGACGCTGGACATCGAGATGCCGGTCGTCGACGGGCTGCAGGCCCTGGCCCGGCTCCGCGAGCGCTACCCACGGCTGCCCGTCATCATGTTCAGCACGCTGACCGCGCGGGGCGCCGCCAAGACCCTGGAGGCCCTCACGCTGGGCGCCTCCGACTTCGTCCTGAAGCCGACGACCACCGGCAGCGTGGCCGAGAGCGTGCGCGAGGTGCACGACCAGCTCGTGCCCCGGATCAAGGGCCTGGTCGGGGTCTACCGGATGTTCGCGCCCGGGTCGACGCACGCCGGCCCGCAGCCGGCTGGGCTGACGTCCCCGGCGCCGGCCGGGACGCCTGCGGCAACGCCGGAGGTGCTGCTGGTGGGCGCGTCCACCGGCGGCCCGGACGCGCTGACGCAGCTGCTCCCCGCCCTGCCCGGAGACCTCGCCGTGCCGGTGGTGGTGGTCCAGCACATGCCTCCCGTCTTCACCACGATGTTCGCCGCCCGGCTGGACCGGGTCTGCGCGCTGCAGGTGCACGAGGCCGGGGAGGGCGATCTGCTGCGCCCCGGGCACGTCTACGTCGCGCCCGGTGGTCGCCACCTCTCGCTGGTGGCCTGCGCAGAGGGGGCACGCACCGCGCTGCTCGACACCCCGCCCGAGAACTTCTGCCGTCCTGCGGTGGACGTGCTGTTCCGCTCCGCGGCCGGGGTCTACGGTCCGGGCGTGCTCGCCCTGGTGATGACCGGGATGGGCCACGACGGCGCGGCCGGCAGCCACGCGGTCGCGCTCCGCTCGGGCCGGGTGCTGGCCCAGGACCAGGCGTCGTCGGTGGTCTGGGGGATGCCCGGTGCCGTCGTGCACGCGGGGCTCGCGGCCGAGGTCCTGGCGCTGGACGAGCTGGCGCCGCGCCTGGTCGAGCTGCTGGCCCGCTGA
- a CDS encoding CheR family methyltransferase: MSLSQQSFAYVGELVHRETAMVYALGKEYLVEARLLPLAVAAGQPDLDSYVSAVREDVTEQGKVVDALMINETSWFRDNKPFRALATGILPEIFARPEGPRRLNVWSAACSSGQEPYSIAMVLDQHLPRDWSADVWATDVSPTMVERVQAGRYSQVEVNRGLPATSLVDYFTREGSEWAVAQRLKEMVRPSRLNLAGQLPAMPRFDIVFLRNVLIYFDDETKQRVLDGVRDVISPNGYLVLGSSETSLDLGERWARETCGRIMLHRPAPRPRVHVPRPGLAGLTDHDLTAMGA, encoded by the coding sequence GTGAGCCTCTCCCAGCAAAGCTTCGCCTACGTGGGCGAGCTCGTCCACCGCGAGACCGCCATGGTCTACGCGCTCGGCAAGGAGTACCTGGTCGAGGCCCGGCTCCTGCCACTGGCGGTCGCCGCCGGGCAGCCCGACCTCGACTCCTACGTCTCGGCGGTGCGCGAGGACGTCACCGAGCAGGGCAAGGTGGTGGACGCGCTGATGATCAACGAGACCTCCTGGTTCCGCGACAACAAGCCCTTCCGCGCCCTGGCCACCGGCATCCTCCCCGAGATCTTCGCCAGGCCCGAGGGCCCTCGCCGGCTCAACGTGTGGTCCGCCGCGTGCTCCAGCGGCCAGGAGCCCTACAGCATCGCGATGGTGCTCGACCAGCACCTGCCACGGGACTGGAGCGCCGACGTCTGGGCCACCGACGTCTCCCCCACGATGGTCGAGCGGGTCCAGGCCGGGCGCTACAGCCAGGTCGAGGTCAACCGCGGCCTGCCCGCGACCTCCCTGGTCGACTACTTCACCCGGGAGGGGTCGGAGTGGGCCGTGGCCCAACGGCTCAAGGAGATGGTGCGCCCGAGCCGGCTCAACCTCGCCGGACAGCTGCCGGCCATGCCGCGCTTCGACATCGTCTTCCTGCGCAACGTGCTGATCTACTTCGACGACGAGACCAAGCAGCGGGTCCTGGACGGCGTCCGCGACGTCATCTCGCCCAACGGCTACCTGGTGCTCGGCTCCTCCGAGACCAGCCTCGACCTGGGCGAGCGATGGGCCCGCGAGACCTGCGGCCGCATCATGCTGCACCGTCCGGCGCCGCGTCCCCGGGTGCACGTGCCCCGGCCGGGGCTCGCCGGACTCACAGACCACGACCTGACGGCGATGGGAGCCTGA
- a CDS encoding response regulator, protein MHALIIDDSRAMRMILRRILDELGIGATEAAHGAEALGLLSAGLHPDLCLVDWNMPVMDGCTFVSEVRKVREWRDITLMMVTTESEHSQIVRALAAGAHEYVIKPFTADAIQDKLELLGLVEAGVLS, encoded by the coding sequence GTGCACGCCCTGATCATCGACGACTCACGCGCGATGCGGATGATCCTGCGTCGCATCCTCGACGAGCTCGGCATCGGCGCCACGGAGGCGGCCCACGGTGCCGAGGCCCTGGGCCTGCTCAGCGCCGGCCTCCACCCCGACCTGTGCCTGGTCGACTGGAACATGCCGGTGATGGACGGTTGCACCTTCGTCTCCGAGGTCCGCAAGGTGCGCGAGTGGCGCGACATCACGCTGATGATGGTGACCACCGAGAGCGAGCACTCGCAGATCGTGCGGGCGCTCGCGGCGGGTGCCCACGAGTACGTGATCAAGCCGTTCACCGCGGACGCGATCCAGGACAAGCTCGAGCTTCTCGGCCTGGTCGAAGCGGGAGTGCTCTCGTGA
- a CDS encoding chemotaxis protein CheX, translated as MSAEQVAAAANPRADDVRTLTHQVWTTYLGERVPLLFVEDNTFVPDWSASVTIRGAWDGMVSLETTRAGAQGLTRALLGLDADADDLADSDLVDAVGELVNMLGGNVKGLVPGPSRLSLPLVAAGRFAHGSQQARVVRLCSSWAGEPLDVTVHAGRAKATREHR; from the coding sequence ATGAGCGCGGAGCAGGTGGCCGCGGCCGCGAACCCGCGGGCCGACGACGTACGCACGCTGACCCACCAGGTGTGGACCACCTACCTGGGCGAGCGGGTCCCGCTGCTGTTCGTCGAGGACAACACGTTCGTCCCCGACTGGTCCGCCAGCGTCACCATCCGTGGCGCCTGGGACGGCATGGTCTCCCTGGAGACCACACGTGCCGGCGCGCAGGGCCTCACCCGGGCACTCCTGGGCCTGGACGCCGACGCCGACGACCTGGCCGACTCCGACCTCGTCGACGCGGTCGGCGAGCTGGTCAACATGCTGGGCGGCAACGTCAAGGGCCTGGTCCCCGGCCCCAGCCGGCTCTCCCTGCCCCTGGTGGCCGCCGGGCGCTTCGCGCACGGCTCGCAGCAGGCTCGCGTGGTGCGTCTGTGCTCCTCCTGGGCCGGCGAGCCGCTCGACGTCACGGTGCACGCCGGGCGCGCGAAGGCAACGAGGGAGCACCGGTGA
- a CDS encoding response regulator, giving the protein MKILVADDSRVMRQIIIRTLRQAGYAGHEVVEAENGRQAVDLVSKERPDLVLSDWNMPEMSGIDALAVIRASGSTVPFGFVTSEGSDDMRARAASAGAQFLIAKPFTPEVFAQMISAVLPHTA; this is encoded by the coding sequence GTGAAGATCCTGGTCGCCGACGACAGCCGGGTGATGCGGCAGATCATCATCCGCACCCTGCGCCAGGCCGGCTACGCCGGTCACGAGGTCGTGGAGGCGGAGAACGGGCGCCAGGCGGTCGACCTGGTCTCCAAGGAGCGCCCCGACCTGGTCCTCTCGGACTGGAACATGCCGGAGATGAGCGGGATCGACGCGCTGGCCGTGATCCGCGCGTCGGGCTCGACGGTGCCCTTCGGCTTCGTCACCTCCGAGGGGTCCGACGACATGCGCGCCCGGGCTGCGTCCGCAGGGGCCCAGTTCCTCATCGCCAAGCCGTTCACCCCCGAGGTCTTCGCCCAGATGATCTCGGCGGTGCTGCCGCACACGGCATGA
- a CDS encoding flagellar basal body rod protein FlgB, translating to MSFAVSDAVSGALTAALDGVALRQRVISDNIANVDTPGFRATTVDFESSLSTAIADGDFAEGRATVTASATTSNAPAGLNDNNVDLAKESLDAMQSQFQYQLLTRAVSDRYALLRTVATGQ from the coding sequence GTGTCCTTCGCCGTATCCGACGCCGTCTCGGGCGCGCTCACTGCCGCGCTCGACGGCGTCGCGCTGCGCCAGCGGGTCATCTCCGACAACATCGCCAACGTCGACACTCCCGGCTTCCGCGCCACCACCGTGGACTTCGAGTCCTCGCTGAGCACCGCGATCGCCGACGGCGACTTCGCCGAGGGACGCGCCACCGTCACCGCCAGCGCGACGACCTCCAACGCCCCGGCCGGGCTCAACGACAACAACGTGGACCTGGCCAAGGAGTCGCTGGACGCGATGCAGTCGCAGTTCCAGTACCAGCTGCTCACCCGTGCGGTCTCCGACCGCTACGCCCTGCTCCGCACCGTGGCGACGGGCCAGTGA
- a CDS encoding flagellar basal body rod protein FlgC, with amino-acid sequence MGAFDMLRIAGSSLGMHQTWLDSLSHNIANANTVTGTDEDAFQAELVVARARPGGGVDAAGIELGDAEGRMTYSPDHPLADENGYVRMPEIDMSSQMSQMVMAQRGFQASVQVTKTAQDTYNAALQIGRG; translated from the coding sequence ATGGGCGCCTTCGACATGCTCCGCATCGCCGGCAGCAGCCTGGGCATGCACCAGACCTGGCTGGACTCGCTGTCGCACAACATCGCCAACGCCAACACCGTCACCGGGACCGACGAGGACGCCTTCCAGGCCGAGCTGGTGGTCGCCCGGGCTCGCCCGGGCGGCGGCGTGGACGCCGCCGGCATCGAGCTCGGTGACGCCGAGGGCCGGATGACCTACAGCCCGGACCACCCGCTGGCCGACGAGAACGGCTACGTGCGGATGCCCGAGATCGACATGAGCAGCCAGATGAGCCAGATGGTGATGGCCCAGCGCGGCTTCCAGGCCTCGGTCCAGGTCACCAAGACGGCCCAGGACACCTACAACGCGGCCCTCCAGATCGGACGTGGCTGA
- the fliE gene encoding flagellar hook-basal body complex protein FliE codes for MSIGGIEALGFTPYVAPTVSPATTSPSGAQGPQGPGAGFGEMVIDGLERMEAVQDRSDKLAVQAATGDLASMHEYTIAATEASVTTQLTVAVRNKALEAFNEIMRMQV; via the coding sequence ATGAGCATCGGCGGCATCGAGGCGCTCGGCTTCACCCCCTACGTCGCGCCCACCGTCTCCCCCGCGACCACCAGCCCCTCCGGCGCCCAGGGCCCGCAGGGACCCGGAGCCGGCTTCGGGGAGATGGTGATCGACGGCCTCGAGCGGATGGAGGCGGTCCAGGACCGCTCCGACAAGCTCGCCGTCCAGGCCGCCACCGGTGACCTGGCCAGCATGCACGAGTACACGATCGCCGCCACCGAGGCCTCGGTCACCACCCAGCTGACCGTCGCGGTGCGCAACAAGGCGCTCGAGGCGTTCAACGAGATCATGCGGATGCAGGTGTGA
- the fliF gene encoding flagellar basal-body MS-ring/collar protein FliF has protein sequence MKENLSRGLARAQSSFSAFTTGQKLVAVVGTLALVLGGFMVFRWAATPSYSPLFSNLAAEDASAVIDELQASGIPYEISNNGTTVMVPKEQVHETRIALSGEGLPASSDGGYSLLDDQSLSTSQFQEQTSFKRAMEGELATTIEAIDGVRTAVVHLALPAKQVFAREQDPPTASVLVSTQQGVTFAPDQVQAVVHLVASSIDGLAPEKVTVADSAGRVLSADSATGGAGASSRTQQVKEYEDDLSAEIQRTLDRVLGPGNSTVAVTANLDFDQAVRKTTTYESDPERAPLSSSRQSETYDGAGAAETAGGTVGPEGGADAGGDESSSYVKESTTEDNAIDTVVETRESAPGSVRSVHVGAVMDSNAPVKVSPADMRDLIAAAIGENPERGDTIEVTDMPFDRTAEQVAVDELEAAAKADAKAARNEMLRNAGLGCLIALMLLLAWLKGRKRAKARAQATTYVVEQLRLDAATRVQQQLPTDPSPAMMALEAAENSESDDLREELAALVEKQPEDVAALLRGWLVERPS, from the coding sequence ATGAAGGAGAACCTCAGCCGAGGCCTCGCGCGTGCGCAGAGCAGCTTCTCGGCATTCACCACCGGACAGAAGCTGGTCGCCGTCGTCGGCACCCTCGCCCTGGTGCTGGGCGGCTTCATGGTCTTCCGGTGGGCGGCCACGCCCAGCTACAGCCCGCTGTTCTCCAACCTGGCGGCCGAGGACGCCTCGGCCGTCATCGACGAGCTGCAGGCCTCCGGCATCCCCTACGAGATCAGCAACAACGGCACCACCGTGATGGTGCCCAAGGAGCAGGTCCACGAGACCCGGATCGCACTGAGCGGCGAGGGCCTGCCCGCCAGCAGCGACGGCGGCTACTCGCTGCTCGACGACCAGAGCCTCTCGACCTCGCAGTTCCAGGAGCAGACCTCGTTCAAGCGCGCGATGGAGGGCGAGCTCGCCACCACCATCGAGGCCATCGACGGTGTCCGCACCGCGGTGGTGCACCTGGCCCTGCCCGCCAAGCAGGTCTTCGCCCGCGAGCAGGACCCGCCGACCGCCTCCGTCCTGGTCTCCACCCAGCAGGGCGTCACCTTCGCCCCCGACCAGGTGCAGGCAGTGGTCCACCTGGTCGCCTCCAGCATCGACGGCCTGGCGCCGGAGAAGGTCACCGTGGCCGACTCCGCCGGCCGGGTGCTCTCCGCCGACAGCGCGACGGGCGGTGCCGGCGCCAGCAGCCGCACCCAGCAGGTCAAGGAGTACGAGGACGACCTGAGCGCGGAGATCCAGCGCACCCTGGACCGCGTGCTGGGGCCGGGCAACTCCACGGTCGCCGTCACCGCCAACCTCGACTTCGACCAGGCCGTGCGCAAGACCACGACGTACGAGTCGGACCCGGAGCGCGCCCCGCTGTCCAGCAGCCGGCAGAGCGAGACCTACGACGGCGCCGGCGCCGCCGAGACCGCGGGCGGCACCGTCGGCCCCGAGGGCGGGGCGGACGCCGGCGGCGACGAGAGCTCCTCCTACGTCAAGGAGTCCACCACCGAGGACAACGCGATCGACACCGTGGTGGAGACCCGGGAGTCGGCCCCCGGCAGCGTCCGGTCGGTGCACGTGGGGGCCGTGATGGACTCCAACGCCCCGGTCAAGGTCAGCCCCGCCGACATGCGCGACCTGATCGCCGCCGCCATCGGCGAGAACCCCGAGCGCGGCGACACCATCGAGGTCACCGACATGCCGTTCGACCGCACGGCCGAGCAGGTCGCCGTGGACGAGCTCGAGGCAGCCGCCAAGGCCGACGCCAAGGCGGCCCGCAACGAGATGCTGCGCAACGCCGGCCTCGGCTGCCTCATCGCGCTGATGCTGCTGCTGGCCTGGCTCAAGGGACGCAAGCGCGCCAAGGCCCGCGCCCAGGCCACGACGTACGTCGTGGAGCAGCTGCGCCTGGACGCCGCCACCCGGGTCCAGCAGCAGCTGCCGACCGACCCCAGCCCCGCCATGATGGCGCTGGAGGCAGCTGAGAACAGTGAGTCCGACGACCTGCGCGAGGAGCTCGCGGCCCTGGTCGAGAAGCAGCCCGAGGACGTCGCCGCACTGCTCCGCGGCTGGCTCGTGGAGCGTCCCTCGTGA